One part of the Dyadobacter sp. 676 genome encodes these proteins:
- a CDS encoding TylF/MycF/NovP-related O-methyltransferase yields the protein MLINAVLKYFDLRASRIVKDVKFIDDDLFLGIYETCKPFTMTSVERMYALYNAVKYVVQNKIHGSFVECGVWRGGSSMLTALTLLHLGESQRKLFLYDTYEGMPAPTRNDVTFRGEKADQLLEKSRDNKETSVWCLADIADVRRNMGLTEYPSENIYCIKGKVEDTIPANLPTDGIALLRLDTDWYESTHHELIHLYPILADSGVLIIDDYGHWAGCKKAVDEYFVNKPILLNRIDYTGRIGIKHSGTAW from the coding sequence ATGCTGATAAATGCTGTGCTCAAGTATTTTGACCTTCGGGCGTCACGGATCGTGAAGGATGTGAAATTTATCGATGACGACCTCTTTCTCGGGATTTATGAAACATGCAAACCTTTCACAATGACGTCGGTCGAAAGGATGTATGCATTATATAATGCCGTAAAGTATGTGGTGCAAAATAAGATTCACGGAAGCTTTGTTGAATGTGGCGTCTGGCGGGGAGGAAGCTCGATGCTCACAGCCCTGACATTGTTACATCTGGGCGAAAGCCAGCGGAAGCTTTTCCTTTATGATACTTACGAAGGCATGCCCGCACCAACCCGGAACGACGTAACGTTCAGGGGAGAAAAAGCTGACCAGCTTTTAGAGAAAAGCAGGGATAATAAAGAGACATCAGTCTGGTGCCTGGCCGATATCGCGGATGTTCGGCGGAATATGGGACTCACCGAATATCCTTCCGAGAATATTTATTGTATTAAAGGAAAAGTTGAAGATACCATTCCGGCGAATTTACCGACGGATGGTATCGCATTGCTTCGGTTGGATACGGACTGGTATGAATCGACACATCACGAATTGATACATCTTTATCCGATCTTGGCAGACTCGGGTGTGTTGATAATAGACGATTACGGGCATTGGGCCGGATGTAAAAAGGCGGTTGACGAGTACTTTGTCAACAAGCCCATCCTGCTTAATCGCATAGACTACACAGGCAGGATTGGGATAAAGCACAGCGGAACGGCATGGTAA
- a CDS encoding transposase yields MLYPENTGPYLSIDETSLSNGELYTIVTNKAARGRKGTQASLVIEVLRKIPKGIRGKVREVTLDMAANMGLIVSRCFPKALKVIDRFHVQKLAFDAVQEIRIQHRWQALDQENQAIEAGRQSGLVYQPEILANGDTLKQLLVRSRYLLFKHHDKWTPSQVHRSRLLFERYPLIAQAYTLATGLGTVFRVCKSKEQAFKRLALWYNAVENCGLDSFKTVARSIQTHYLDILNFFNNRSTNASAESFNAKIKAFRSSSRGVRDIPFFLFRLTKLYA; encoded by the coding sequence TTGTTGTACCCTGAGAACACCGGCCCGTATTTAAGCATTGACGAAACCTCTCTTTCCAACGGTGAGCTCTATACAATTGTGACTAACAAAGCAGCCAGAGGCAGAAAAGGCACGCAAGCTAGCTTGGTCATCGAGGTTTTGAGAAAGATTCCGAAAGGTATTCGAGGTAAAGTACGGGAAGTAACGCTGGATATGGCCGCTAACATGGGGTTGATTGTCAGTCGATGTTTTCCAAAAGCTCTGAAGGTCATCGACCGCTTTCATGTGCAAAAACTTGCCTTTGATGCAGTTCAGGAAATCAGGATACAACATCGTTGGCAAGCCCTGGATCAAGAAAATCAGGCTATTGAAGCTGGCAGGCAATCTGGTTTGGTTTACCAGCCGGAAATTCTTGCCAACGGAGATACCTTAAAACAGCTGCTTGTCAGGAGTAGATATTTGCTTTTCAAGCACCATGACAAGTGGACACCTTCACAGGTTCATCGTTCCAGGCTGCTTTTCGAGCGTTACCCACTAATCGCCCAGGCTTACACGCTCGCAACAGGCTTAGGAACCGTTTTTCGGGTTTGCAAGTCCAAAGAGCAGGCGTTTAAAAGACTGGCATTGTGGTACAATGCAGTTGAAAATTGCGGCTTAGATTCCTTTAAAACCGTTGCCCGATCTATTCAAACGCATTATCTGGACATCCTTAATTTCTTCAATAACAGGAGTACCAACGCTTCGGCAGAGTCATTCAATGCGAAGATCAAGGCTTTTAGATCCTCATCCAGAGGTGTGAGGGATATTCCATTCTTCCTATTCAGGCTTACCAAACTTTATGCTTAA
- a CDS encoding outer membrane beta-barrel protein: MGFTINAFLNEHFDLRTTPSVSLYERHVKFSYPNGTDRTEKRESTWIEVPLLLKYKSLRRVNSRMYMVAGVTLGIETNVKRARSGGAGTLDTKSSDFSIDYGIGFEQFFEFFKFAPELRFSHGMTNMLVPGKNSIGNGISRMRTHTVTLYLNFE; encoded by the coding sequence ATGGGTTTCACGATCAATGCGTTTCTAAATGAGCATTTTGATCTGCGGACGACACCGTCCGTTTCGCTGTATGAGCGGCATGTCAAATTCAGTTACCCCAATGGCACCGACCGGACTGAAAAGCGCGAATCGACTTGGATCGAAGTACCGCTCTTGCTAAAATACAAATCTCTTCGGAGGGTCAACTCACGGATGTACATGGTAGCAGGCGTAACATTAGGCATCGAAACGAACGTAAAGCGGGCCCGTAGCGGCGGCGCGGGGACTTTGGACACCAAGTCGAGCGATTTCTCGATCGACTACGGCATTGGCTTCGAGCAATTTTTCGAGTTCTTCAAATTCGCGCCCGAGCTGCGTTTTTCGCATGGAATGACCAATATGCTCGTGCCCGGAAAAAATTCGATAGGAAACGGCATCAGTCGAATGCGAACGCACACAGTGACGCTCTATCTGAACTTCGAATAG
- the ubiE gene encoding bifunctional demethylmenaquinone methyltransferase/2-methoxy-6-polyprenyl-1,4-benzoquinol methylase UbiE has translation MSVVPYKDKEGTKREQVAEMFDNISPKYDLLNHVLSGGVDIYWRKRAIKLLKKQQPKVILDIATGTGDFAIEALALKPEKIIGVDISEGMLAVGREKIAKLGKQDVITLQSGDSESLAFADNYFDAIIVSFGVRNFQNLLAGLTEMNRVMKPGGTCVVVEFSKPRSFPFKQIYNFYFKYILPVIGKTVSKDSSAYTYLPESVQAFPDGEAFLDIYKKAGFINTKCISLTFGICSIYVGHK, from the coding sequence ATGAGTGTAGTACCCTATAAAGATAAGGAAGGGACCAAACGGGAGCAGGTAGCCGAAATGTTCGATAATATTTCGCCCAAATACGACCTGCTTAACCACGTCCTGAGCGGAGGCGTAGATATATATTGGCGTAAAAGGGCCATCAAATTGCTCAAAAAGCAGCAACCAAAGGTTATTCTCGACATTGCGACGGGTACCGGCGACTTCGCGATTGAGGCGCTGGCACTGAAACCCGAAAAAATCATCGGTGTCGATATTTCGGAAGGAATGCTGGCGGTTGGCCGTGAGAAAATCGCCAAACTGGGCAAACAGGATGTGATTACACTTCAAAGCGGTGACTCGGAAAGTTTGGCTTTTGCAGACAATTATTTTGACGCGATTATCGTTTCGTTTGGAGTACGCAATTTTCAGAATCTGCTGGCCGGACTGACCGAGATGAACCGCGTGATGAAGCCGGGCGGAACTTGTGTGGTGGTCGAGTTTTCGAAACCGAGAAGCTTTCCGTTCAAGCAGATTTACAATTTTTATTTCAAATACATATTACCAGTAATAGGGAAAACGGTCTCCAAAGACAGCTCGGCATATACCTATTTGCCAGAGTCGGTGCAGGCCTTTCCGGATGGGGAAGCTTTTCTTGATATTTATAAAAAAGCAGGTTTCATAAATACCAAATGCATATCACTTACCTTCGGGATCTGTTCAATTTACGTCGGGCACAAGTAA
- a CDS encoding response regulator transcription factor, which yields MKPVKIAIADDHKLFRQGLGQILARNENYQVVQEAASGEELLEKIADTAPDVVLLDLFMKGMDGKEVAGLLLKQYPDVKIIILSMDYSPEHILQLMRVGVHGYLPKDIDQGILGEAIEQVVTKGYYINDDIAQVMRQGLQAGNIKPARSKVAIPSLNIGLTDREMEVLALICKGYNTARIAEELFISYRTVEGHRKNLLEKTGAGNSVSLAIFAVKHQLLDF from the coding sequence TTGAAACCGGTAAAAATAGCGATAGCGGACGATCACAAGCTGTTCCGCCAGGGATTGGGCCAGATTCTGGCCCGTAATGAAAATTATCAGGTAGTGCAGGAAGCCGCTTCCGGCGAGGAGCTGTTGGAGAAAATAGCGGATACCGCGCCCGACGTGGTCCTGCTGGACCTTTTTATGAAGGGAATGGACGGAAAAGAGGTTGCGGGATTGCTGTTGAAACAGTATCCCGATGTGAAAATCATTATCCTGTCGATGGATTATTCCCCGGAACACATATTGCAGCTCATGCGTGTAGGTGTGCACGGCTACCTGCCCAAGGATATCGATCAGGGCATTCTGGGTGAGGCTATCGAGCAAGTTGTCACGAAGGGATATTACATCAACGACGACATTGCGCAGGTAATGCGGCAGGGATTGCAGGCGGGAAATATCAAGCCGGCCCGCAGCAAGGTTGCCATTCCTTCATTGAATATCGGCCTTACCGACCGTGAAATGGAAGTGCTTGCGCTCATTTGCAAGGGCTACAATACGGCCAGAATCGCGGAGGAACTGTTTATCAGCTACCGCACCGTGGAAGGCCATCGTAAAAATCTATTGGAAAAAACCGGGGCGGGCAATTCGGTGAGCTTGGCGATATTTGCCGTGAAGCATCAATTACTGGACTTCTAA
- a CDS encoding sensor histidine kinase gives MGRPGEIEFAQLLFGGIGIMLMMALAIVIFVLLYQRKLHFQQSRLHQMEMVHQKKILESIVASQENERERIARDLHDEIGASLSAVRLFIGQIQYEKSPDEMKSLAARSGQIIGDVVKDVRQIAHNLSPVIIENFGFAGAVKILLNRLEDTGMSIRCTIDDPAEVLSSYQQLVLYRIIQEVIGNVVKHAGASEITFDLRHNGSWLSLLMSDNGRGFDMHSGQKAVGMGMSTIRTRTDLLGARLELSSVPGEGTRFKIEMPV, from the coding sequence ATGGGTAGGCCGGGGGAAATAGAATTTGCACAGTTGTTATTCGGGGGGATCGGCATTATGCTGATGATGGCGCTGGCAATCGTCATTTTTGTGCTGCTCTATCAACGGAAGCTGCATTTTCAGCAAAGCCGCCTGCATCAGATGGAGATGGTCCACCAGAAAAAGATCCTCGAATCGATCGTGGCATCGCAGGAGAACGAGCGCGAGCGTATCGCGCGCGACCTGCACGACGAGATAGGCGCGTCGTTGTCGGCAGTCCGTTTGTTCATCGGACAAATACAGTACGAAAAATCGCCGGACGAGATGAAAAGCCTGGCTGCACGTTCGGGACAGATTATCGGCGACGTGGTGAAGGATGTAAGGCAGATTGCCCATAATTTATCGCCGGTTATTATCGAGAACTTCGGTTTTGCCGGTGCCGTGAAAATTTTGCTGAACCGCCTGGAAGACACAGGAATGAGTATCCGGTGTACCATCGATGACCCGGCGGAGGTACTTTCGTCATACCAGCAGTTGGTCCTGTACCGCATTATCCAGGAGGTGATCGGCAATGTGGTCAAGCATGCCGGGGCCAGCGAGATAACTTTCGATCTTCGCCATAACGGTTCATGGCTGAGCTTGCTCATGAGCGACAATGGCAGGGGGTTCGATATGCATTCGGGTCAGAAGGCAGTCGGAATGGGAATGAGCACGATCCGCACCCGGACCGACTTGTTAGGGGCCAGGCTCGAACTGAGTTCGGTCCCTGGTGAAGGCACCCGTTTTAAAATTGAAATGCCCGTTTAA